From a single Nostoc sp. MS1 genomic region:
- a CDS encoding response regulator: MIKRILVIDDEDSVREIIQISLELVAGWDTLTAASGSEGIAIAESEHPDVILLDVMMPYMDGPTTFKKLQASVTTCDIPTIMVTAKAQSYEQQQLIDLGVAGVITKPCLPQDLVDEICKILNWDQITHL; the protein is encoded by the coding sequence ATGATAAAACGAATATTAGTAATTGATGATGAAGATAGTGTGCGGGAAATTATTCAAATCTCGTTAGAGTTAGTGGCTGGCTGGGATACACTAACAGCAGCTTCAGGTAGTGAGGGAATAGCAATTGCAGAATCGGAGCATCCTGATGTAATTTTGCTAGATGTAATGATGCCTTACATGGACGGGCCGACAACTTTTAAAAAGTTACAAGCAAGTGTTACAACTTGTGACATTCCTACGATTATGGTAACAGCTAAAGCTCAAAGTTACGAACAACAACAATTGATAGATTTAGGGGTAGCAGGAGTAATTACTAAGCCTTGTCTTCCCCAAGATTTAGTTGATGAAATCTGTAAAATTCTTAATTGGGATCAAATCACCCATCTATAA
- a CDS encoding YkgJ family cysteine cluster protein, which translates to MATWQCVKQCGACCNLDPAERPEIEEYLTPDELELYLSMVGEGGWCINFDHTTRECRIYPNRPRFCRVEPEVFEEMYGIEAEELNEFAIECCQQQIEGVYGNRSLEMLRFDKAVGI; encoded by the coding sequence ATGGCAACATGGCAATGTGTCAAACAATGTGGAGCTTGCTGTAATCTTGACCCAGCAGAACGCCCAGAAATAGAAGAATATCTCACCCCAGATGAACTAGAACTCTACCTCAGCATGGTAGGGGAAGGTGGATGGTGCATTAACTTCGACCACACTACCAGAGAATGTCGCATTTATCCCAATCGTCCCCGATTTTGTCGTGTAGAACCAGAGGTATTTGAGGAGATGTATGGTATTGAGGCTGAAGAACTAAATGAGTTTGCTATTGAATGCTGTCAGCAACAAATTGAGGGGGTTTATGGTAACAGAAGCTTAGAAATGCTGCGGTTCGATAAGGCTGTGGGTATTTAA
- the psb30 gene encoding photosystem II reaction center protein Ycf12/Psb30: MFEALANINWEVIFQLTFVALIILAGPAVIFVLAFRNGNL; this comes from the coding sequence ATGTTTGAAGCTTTAGCCAACATCAATTGGGAAGTGATCTTTCAGCTAACCTTTGTTGCATTGATTATCCTTGCTGGGCCAGCTGTGATTTTTGTCCTAGCATTCCGCAATGGCAACCTGTAA
- a CDS encoding single-stranded-DNA-specific exonuclease RecJ: MLDQRPQLSKPSRRLPNQRWQIHLQKIELAQKLADATNLSPIVSQLLINRGIETAEQAQAFLEPESLNLPSPLTEFPDLAVSVELLQEAIASQSKIAICGDYDADGMTSTALLLRSLRSLGAQVDYAIPSRMHEGYGINKRIVEEFHSEGVKLILTVDNGISAFEPISRAKELGLKVIITDHHDIPQKLPPADAILNPKLIAESSPYRGVAGVGVAYILAVSLAQKLDKTKGLIQPMLALFTLGTIADLAPLTGVNRRWVKRGLKLLPKSQLPGVQALIQVAGVQANNSKFKIQNSKLINDDSTPHSPLPTPKSLKPEDIGFRLGPRINAVGRIGDPLTVIELLTTDDEGMALERAMQCEQANTSRQQMCEEIEQQAIAYVESQFLSTLQQDRVLVIVQPGWHHGVIGIVASRLVERYGVPVFIGTYEDEEHIRGSARSIPEFHVFEALEYCHDLLGKYGGHKAAGGFSLPAQNLQELRSRLCEFANQCLELQHLKPLLNIDAQANFNQINQELYQQLNTLHPCGIDNPDPIFWTPNVQVVEQQIVGKGHIKVTLSQTINGQQYQFKAIAWRWRDYYPLPPKLDIAYKLRENNFNGNTNLELELLGVRLAQKQSAQLNQSQLFYSPSPKPLRTTFKHNQRQYTCGIYENNSLPELRIKNADGKVLVMQPGSTIGLLGTTREDALEIDLSLPQYDSIIQAAMQALSVLNVES; encoded by the coding sequence ATGCTAGACCAACGACCGCAATTATCAAAACCTTCCAGGCGTTTACCCAACCAACGTTGGCAAATTCACCTACAAAAAATAGAACTAGCTCAAAAACTAGCAGACGCAACAAATCTTTCACCTATTGTTAGCCAATTGTTGATTAACAGGGGTATCGAAACAGCAGAACAAGCACAAGCATTTTTAGAGCCTGAATCTTTAAATTTACCCTCGCCATTAACAGAGTTTCCAGATTTGGCGGTGAGTGTGGAGTTATTGCAAGAGGCGATCGCATCCCAAAGTAAAATAGCTATATGCGGTGATTACGATGCAGATGGTATGACTAGCACCGCTTTATTGTTGCGTAGTCTCCGCAGTTTAGGCGCTCAGGTAGATTATGCTATTCCCAGCCGGATGCACGAAGGCTATGGTATTAATAAGCGCATTGTCGAAGAATTTCATAGCGAAGGTGTGAAATTAATTCTCACTGTTGATAATGGGATTTCCGCTTTTGAACCCATCTCCAGAGCCAAAGAACTTGGTTTAAAAGTTATCATCACCGACCACCACGACATCCCCCAAAAACTACCCCCAGCCGACGCTATTCTCAACCCCAAACTCATAGCTGAATCTTCACCATATAGGGGTGTAGCTGGTGTAGGTGTTGCCTATATTTTGGCAGTATCTCTAGCACAAAAACTAGACAAAACCAAAGGCTTAATTCAGCCGATGTTAGCACTATTTACCTTGGGAACGATCGCAGATTTAGCTCCCCTAACTGGTGTCAATCGTCGTTGGGTAAAACGCGGTTTGAAGCTTTTACCAAAGTCCCAATTACCAGGAGTACAGGCGCTAATTCAAGTTGCAGGAGTGCAAGCAAACAATTCAAAATTCAAAATTCAAAATTCAAAATTAATTAATGATGACTCTACTCCCCACTCCCCACTCCCCACTCCCAAATCTTTAAAGCCAGAGGACATCGGCTTTCGCTTGGGGCCTCGTATCAATGCGGTTGGTAGGATAGGTGATCCTTTAACAGTAATTGAATTATTAACAACAGATGATGAGGGAATGGCTTTAGAACGAGCGATGCAATGCGAACAGGCTAATACTAGCCGTCAGCAAATGTGTGAGGAAATCGAACAACAAGCGATCGCTTATGTAGAATCACAGTTCCTCTCTACTTTACAGCAAGACCGGGTATTAGTTATTGTTCAACCGGGTTGGCATCATGGTGTTATTGGTATTGTTGCCTCTCGCTTGGTGGAACGTTACGGTGTTCCTGTTTTCATCGGTACTTATGAAGATGAGGAACATATTCGCGGTTCAGCTAGGAGTATTCCTGAGTTTCATGTGTTTGAGGCTTTGGAGTATTGTCACGATTTGCTGGGTAAATACGGAGGTCATAAAGCTGCTGGTGGATTTTCTTTACCAGCGCAGAATTTACAGGAGTTGCGATCGCGTTTATGTGAGTTCGCTAATCAATGTTTAGAACTCCAGCACCTCAAGCCGTTATTAAACATTGATGCTCAAGCTAACTTCAATCAAATCAATCAAGAACTGTACCAACAGTTAAATACTTTGCATCCTTGCGGTATCGATAACCCAGACCCCATATTCTGGACACCCAACGTTCAAGTTGTAGAACAGCAAATAGTCGGCAAAGGTCATATCAAGGTTACACTCAGCCAAACTATTAACGGTCAACAATATCAATTTAAAGCGATCGCATGGCGTTGGCGTGATTATTACCCCTTACCGCCAAAATTAGATATTGCTTATAAATTACGCGAGAATAACTTTAATGGTAATACTAACCTGGAGTTGGAATTACTAGGTGTCAGATTGGCACAGAAGCAATCAGCACAACTCAATCAATCGCAATTATTTTATTCACCTTCGCCTAAACCTTTAAGAACCACCTTCAAGCACAATCAACGTCAATATACTTGTGGGATCTATGAAAATAACTCGCTTCCCGAATTGAGAATTAAAAACGCAGATGGCAAAGTTTTAGTCATGCAGCCAGGTAGTACAATCGGATTACTCGGAACTACCCGTGAGGACGCTTTAGAAATTGACTTGTCTTTACCCCAATATGATTCTATTATTCAAGCTGCTATGCAGGCATTATCAGTGCTGAATGTTGAGTCCTGA
- a CDS encoding antibiotic biosynthesis monooxygenase family protein produces MILEAAMLNVKTGAEQDFEDAFQQASNIIASMNGYISHELNRCLEVKGKYLLLVKWETLEAHTVGFRSSPEYQQWKQLLHHFYEPFPTVEHFESIC; encoded by the coding sequence ATGATTTTGGAAGCAGCAATGCTTAATGTCAAAACTGGCGCAGAGCAAGATTTTGAAGATGCTTTCCAGCAAGCCTCAAACATTATTGCTTCAATGAATGGTTATATCTCCCATGAACTGAATCGCTGTTTAGAGGTGAAAGGCAAATATTTATTGCTGGTGAAATGGGAAACTCTAGAGGCGCATACAGTCGGATTTAGAAGTTCTCCAGAATATCAACAATGGAAACAACTCCTCCATCATTTTTACGAACCATTTCCCACTGTGGAACATTTTGAATCAATTTGTTGA
- a CDS encoding ureidoglycolate lyase codes for MTTSQAVQQLSAQWITPENFQRYGQVIFPSADGKAFDSEDAQLNLHNGIPRFYIMRLQKRGRKFHKITRHMQCTQCLGSLEGKDWLMAVCPPHNDLDIPVLEEIAAFRIPGNCFIKLHEGTWHAGPYFDHEFVDFYNLELADTNVVDHFTHDFSQSHQLEFDMSLD; via the coding sequence ATGACTACATCACAAGCAGTCCAACAATTATCAGCACAGTGGATAACACCAGAAAATTTTCAGCGTTATGGACAAGTAATTTTCCCTAGTGCAGATGGTAAAGCTTTTGATAGTGAAGATGCTCAATTAAATTTGCACAATGGTATACCCCGCTTTTATATTATGCGATTGCAAAAGCGAGGGCGGAAGTTTCATAAAATTACCCGCCATATGCAATGTACTCAATGTTTAGGTTCTCTGGAAGGTAAAGATTGGTTAATGGCTGTTTGTCCTCCCCACAATGATTTAGACATACCAGTTTTAGAAGAAATTGCAGCTTTTCGTATTCCAGGAAATTGTTTTATTAAATTACATGAGGGTACTTGGCACGCTGGCCCATATTTTGACCATGAATTTGTAGATTTTTATAATCTAGAACTAGCTGATACTAATGTGGTTGATCATTTCACCCATGATTTTTCTCAAAGTCATCAGTTAGAGTTTGACATGAGCCTCGATTAA
- a CDS encoding response regulator transcription factor: MSKSNVIRILIADDHPILGQALTMFLQCEPDMTVVGHAGDGKEALELFRYHQPDVVLMDLQMPQMEGADAIATICANFKHARIIVLTTFEGDEDIYRGLRAGAKGYILKGAKPNELLDAIRTVHEGYKYIPPRIAAKLAERMDREELSDRATILSYTYRFIYNKIAHPLS; encoded by the coding sequence ATGAGCAAATCCAATGTCATTCGCATCTTGATTGCTGACGATCATCCGATTCTAGGACAAGCTTTAACAATGTTTCTCCAATGTGAGCCAGATATGACTGTAGTTGGTCATGCTGGCGATGGTAAAGAGGCACTAGAACTTTTTCGCTACCATCAACCCGACGTAGTGCTAATGGATTTACAAATGCCCCAGATGGAAGGTGCAGATGCGATCGCAACTATTTGTGCTAATTTTAAACACGCCCGGATTATTGTCTTAACTACTTTTGAAGGTGATGAGGATATTTACCGAGGATTAAGGGCTGGTGCAAAAGGTTATATTCTTAAGGGGGCGAAACCGAACGAACTTTTAGATGCAATTCGTACAGTTCATGAAGGTTACAAGTATATTCCGCCGCGTATAGCAGCTAAGTTAGCAGAACGGATGGATAGGGAGGAATTGAGCGATCGCGCAACAATTCTTTCCTATACCTATAGATTTATATATAACAAAATAGCCCACCCACTCTCTTAA
- a CDS encoding hemerythrin domain-containing protein: MVSTLDDAKRNAIGVKLADVRLLQQLIIENEESFLRESTDEEISNRIRDFLEDDRKNLGIIETVIVQYGVQQQPKQTVTEMADQIRKLMQGSQLSFFEKVSQHELLKHQQVMSGLLVHKAAQKVGADVLAAIGPLNTVNFENRAHQEQLKGILEILGVRELTGQDADQGIWGRVQDAIAAFSGVVGSAVTQGSDKKDMNIQDVIRLDHNKVNVLFTEIAQSNNPQKIQEYFGQLYKDLTAHAEAEEEVVYPRVRSFYGQSDTQELYDEQADMKRRLEEIKAISPSNPEIKDRIKDLANIVMDHVRQEESTMFAAIRNNLSSDQTEQLATEFKAAKSKIQQRLAGQASGAGV; encoded by the coding sequence ATGGTATCAACTTTAGATGATGCAAAACGTAATGCTATCGGCGTTAAATTAGCAGATGTAAGACTACTTCAACAGTTGATTATTGAAAACGAAGAAAGCTTTTTGAGAGAATCAACTGACGAAGAAATTTCTAACCGCATTCGTGATTTCCTTGAAGATGACCGTAAGAACTTGGGCATCATAGAAACTGTTATTGTTCAATATGGCGTTCAGCAACAACCAAAACAAACAGTCACCGAAATGGCTGACCAAATTCGCAAATTGATGCAAGGTTCTCAACTCAGCTTCTTTGAAAAAGTATCTCAACATGAGTTGCTCAAGCACCAACAAGTAATGAGCGGTTTGCTAGTTCACAAAGCAGCACAAAAAGTTGGCGCTGACGTGTTAGCAGCAATCGGCCCCTTAAACACTGTTAACTTTGAGAACCGCGCTCACCAAGAACAACTCAAAGGTATTTTAGAAATTTTGGGTGTGCGTGAACTTACTGGACAAGACGCAGACCAAGGTATTTGGGGACGTGTTCAAGATGCGATCGCAGCCTTCAGTGGTGTAGTAGGTAGCGCTGTAACTCAAGGTTCTGACAAGAAAGACATGAACATCCAAGACGTTATTCGTCTGGATCACAACAAAGTTAACGTCCTGTTCACAGAAATTGCACAAAGCAACAACCCTCAAAAAATCCAAGAATACTTCGGTCAACTCTACAAGGATCTAACCGCTCACGCTGAAGCTGAGGAAGAAGTAGTATACCCCAGAGTGCGTTCTTTCTACGGTCAAAGTGATACCCAAGAACTGTATGACGAACAAGCCGATATGAAGCGTCGGTTAGAGGAAATCAAGGCTATCAGCCCCTCTAATCCTGAGATCAAAGATAGAATTAAAGACCTAGCTAATATCGTGATGGATCACGTTCGTCAAGAAGAAAGCACCATGTTTGCTGCTATCCGCAACAACCTCAGCAGCGACCAAACCGAGCAACTAGCTACCGAGTTCAAAGCTGCTAAAAGCAAAATTCAACAAAGATTAGCTGGTCAAGCTAGCGGTGCAGGTGTGTAA
- a CDS encoding DUF2993 domain-containing protein, which translates to MPETPGLGEQALNKAAEVGLTSQLDEVENLDIDIKTDPLKLVQGQVDSVKIDGEGMVMQKDLRVESMQMQVNNVAINPLSVAFGKIELTKPTVGTARVVLTEVDINRAFNSEFVISKIQSQKIHINGQLKTVKPQQIDFRLPGEEKVAINADILLVENNETQKVAFTAVPRVSANGTSVVLENVTYGNEQEISPELTQALVEQTSEILNLSNFDLEGMSLRVKRLQVETGKLTLQAEAYVEKIPSDNN; encoded by the coding sequence ATGCCTGAAACCCCCGGATTAGGAGAACAGGCGCTGAATAAAGCGGCAGAGGTCGGGTTAACTAGCCAGTTAGATGAAGTAGAAAATCTCGATATAGATATCAAAACTGATCCATTGAAACTAGTCCAAGGACAAGTGGATTCAGTCAAAATTGACGGTGAAGGTATGGTAATGCAGAAAGACTTGCGTGTAGAGTCAATGCAAATGCAGGTCAACAATGTTGCTATTAATCCTTTGAGTGTAGCTTTTGGCAAAATTGAACTTACCAAACCCACAGTTGGGACTGCACGAGTTGTTTTAACAGAAGTAGATATCAACCGTGCCTTTAATTCTGAATTTGTTATTTCCAAAATTCAAAGCCAGAAAATCCATATTAACGGGCAACTAAAAACAGTTAAACCCCAACAAATAGACTTCCGTTTACCAGGTGAAGAAAAAGTCGCAATCAATGCTGATATTCTATTAGTAGAAAATAACGAAACTCAGAAAGTTGCCTTTACTGCCGTACCCCGTGTTAGTGCTAATGGTACATCTGTGGTGCTGGAAAATGTCACCTACGGCAATGAACAAGAAATTTCACCAGAATTAACACAAGCTTTAGTAGAACAAACTAGTGAAATTTTAAACTTAAGCAACTTTGATTTAGAAGGAATGAGTTTACGAGTTAAGCGACTACAAGTAGAAACAGGTAAACTCACACTGCAAGCGGAAGCTTATGTAGAAAAAATTCCCTCAGATAACAACTAG
- a CDS encoding DUF2231 domain-containing protein: METTDTTTTGSSASSPFPNLPPVIETDDREYRDTGVPSTVAIAGHPLHPLSVIFPIAFLAAALGSDVGYWLTRDFFWARASIWLIGLGLGGGLIAAAIGLSDFLKIERVRKRNAGWIHMILNVSILVLTLINFLIRFGNIDGRILPWGLLISLVVGTLTSASGWFGAELSYRHKIGVVGAGSKRYP, encoded by the coding sequence ATGGAAACTACAGATACAACTACTACAGGTTCCTCTGCTTCTTCTCCATTTCCAAATCTTCCCCCCGTTATTGAAACAGACGATCGCGAATATCGTGATACAGGTGTACCAAGTACAGTAGCGATCGCCGGACACCCCCTCCACCCCCTCAGCGTAATTTTCCCCATTGCTTTCTTAGCAGCCGCCTTGGGTAGCGATGTCGGTTACTGGCTAACCCGCGATTTCTTCTGGGCTAGGGCTTCTATTTGGTTAATTGGCTTAGGCTTAGGAGGTGGACTTATCGCCGCCGCCATAGGCTTAAGCGACTTCTTAAAAATTGAACGTGTCCGCAAACGTAACGCTGGTTGGATACACATGATTCTGAATGTATCCATCCTAGTTTTGACACTAATAAACTTCCTGATCCGCTTCGGCAACATTGACGGCAGAATATTACCTTGGGGATTGTTAATCTCTTTAGTTGTTGGTACTCTAACTAGCGCTTCTGGCTGGTTTGGTGCAGAACTTTCCTATCGCCACAAAATCGGCGTAGTAGGTGCTGGTAGTAAGAGATATCCATAA
- a CDS encoding DUF167 domain-containing protein, with product MQKKVKVKPNSKQQKIAEQDDGSLTVHLKSPPVDGKANEELIKLLAEKFDVPKSHIMIKSGLTSRQKLIEIDT from the coding sequence ATGCAGAAAAAGGTAAAAGTTAAACCTAATTCCAAACAACAAAAAATTGCTGAACAGGATGATGGCAGTCTCACAGTACACTTAAAATCACCGCCAGTAGATGGTAAAGCTAACGAAGAATTAATCAAACTTCTAGCTGAAAAATTTGATGTGCCGAAATCTCATATCATGATTAAGTCTGGTTTAACTTCTAGACAAAAACTGATTGAGATAGACACATAA
- a CDS encoding glutathione S-transferase family protein, which yields METLRLYDFLPSGNGYKVRLLLTQMGVPFEREEVNILKGESRTSEFLSKNPNGRIPVLEIAPGKYLSESNAILLYLSEYTEFLPSDRYLKAQVLQWLFFEQYSHEPYIATSRFWVSILGKAEEYREALEQKREPGYAALKVMENHLRHHSFFVDERYTIADIALFAYTHVAEEGGFDLTHFPAIQAWIERVKSQSGYISITHEPRLCYEY from the coding sequence ATGGAAACTTTACGTTTGTACGATTTTTTACCTTCGGGCAATGGCTATAAAGTGAGACTTTTATTAACACAAATGGGTGTACCATTTGAACGAGAAGAAGTGAATATTTTAAAGGGAGAGAGCCGCACTTCAGAGTTTTTAAGTAAAAATCCTAACGGGAGAATACCAGTTTTAGAAATTGCTCCTGGTAAATATTTATCAGAATCAAATGCTATATTGCTTTACTTGAGTGAGTATACAGAATTTTTACCGAGCGATCGCTATTTAAAAGCCCAAGTCCTACAATGGTTATTTTTTGAACAATACAGTCATGAACCGTATATTGCCACCTCAAGATTTTGGGTATCAATTTTAGGTAAAGCCGAAGAATATCGTGAGGCTTTAGAACAAAAACGTGAACCTGGGTACGCGGCACTAAAAGTGATGGAAAATCATTTGAGACACCATAGCTTTTTTGTGGATGAGCGTTACACAATTGCTGATATTGCTTTATTTGCTTACACCCACGTAGCTGAAGAAGGTGGGTTTGATTTAACACACTTTCCCGCTATTCAAGCCTGGATAGAAAGAGTTAAATCTCAATCTGGATATATTAGTATTACTCATGAGCCACGGTTATGCTACGAATACTAA
- a CDS encoding SOS response-associated peptidase, whose product MCGRFTLTQSPEALAEVFHVQQLLDLEAQYNIAPTQTVVTVLHSAESDKREFQKLRWGLIPSWAKDPSISTKLINARSETLAEKPSFRSAFKQRRCLIVADGFYEWQRKQGKKQPFYFRLKDEQPFGFAGLWEKWTNPEGEVINSCTIVTTTANEVLQPIHDRMPVILAPQDYDLWLDPQEQKPQALQHLLSPYPAAEMTSYPVSTVVNSSKHNSAECIIPQGEQNSSLNQLH is encoded by the coding sequence ATGTGTGGAAGATTTACTTTAACCCAGTCACCAGAAGCATTAGCCGAAGTTTTTCATGTCCAGCAGCTTCTGGATTTAGAGGCGCAATATAACATTGCACCTACGCAAACTGTAGTGACAGTGTTACATAGTGCCGAGAGTGACAAACGAGAATTTCAAAAATTGAGGTGGGGTTTAATACCTTCATGGGCTAAAGATCCGTCAATATCGACCAAGCTCATCAACGCTCGATCTGAAACTCTTGCCGAAAAACCATCTTTTCGTTCAGCTTTCAAGCAACGACGCTGTTTAATAGTGGCTGATGGCTTTTATGAATGGCAAAGAAAGCAGGGAAAAAAACAACCTTTTTATTTTCGCTTGAAAGATGAGCAACCCTTTGGCTTTGCCGGATTGTGGGAAAAATGGACAAACCCTGAAGGAGAGGTAATTAACTCCTGTACAATTGTAACCACAACAGCTAACGAAGTACTCCAACCAATCCATGACAGAATGCCAGTAATCTTAGCTCCCCAAGATTATGATTTGTGGTTAGATCCCCAAGAGCAAAAGCCCCAAGCGTTACAACACTTATTATCGCCCTATCCAGCCGCAGAAATGACTTCCTACCCAGTTAGCACTGTAGTCAATAGCTCAAAACACAATAGCGCCGAGTGCATTATCCCCCAGGGCGAGCAGAATAGCTCCCTAAATCAGTTACATTAA
- a CDS encoding photosystem I assembly protein Ycf3 yields MPRTQKNDNFVDKSFTVMADIILKILPANKKAKEAFVYYRDGMSAQAEGEYAEALEYYEEALTLEEDANDRGFIFYNMGLIYASNGDHEKALELYHQAIENNPRLPQALNNIAVIYHYQGEKAKEAGDNDGGEALFDQAADYWVRAIRMAPNNYIEAQNWLKTTGRMQIDVFF; encoded by the coding sequence ATGCCAAGAACACAGAAAAACGATAATTTTGTTGATAAATCCTTTACTGTAATGGCAGATATCATTCTCAAAATACTGCCAGCCAACAAAAAAGCTAAAGAAGCATTTGTTTATTATCGAGATGGCATGTCAGCGCAGGCAGAAGGTGAATATGCCGAGGCTTTGGAATACTATGAAGAAGCCCTCACTTTAGAAGAAGATGCCAACGATCGCGGATTTATTTTTTATAATATGGGGCTAATATATGCTAGTAACGGCGACCACGAAAAAGCCCTAGAACTTTATCACCAAGCCATTGAAAATAATCCCCGCCTACCCCAAGCCTTGAATAATATAGCCGTCATTTACCACTACCAAGGCGAAAAAGCCAAAGAAGCTGGTGATAATGACGGTGGTGAAGCCTTGTTTGATCAAGCCGCCGACTATTGGGTACGCGCAATTCGCATGGCTCCCAACAACTACATCGAAGCCCAAAACTGGCTAAAAACCACCGGAAGGATGCAAATTGACGTATTCTTTTAG
- the gatC gene encoding Asp-tRNA(Asn)/Glu-tRNA(Gln) amidotransferase subunit GatC has translation MIDREQVRKVALLARLELTPEEEEQFTTQLGSILDYVEQLNELDVSNVPPTTRAIDVSNVTRKDDLQPYADREAILSSAPEQEGEFFKVPKILNAE, from the coding sequence ATGATTGACCGCGAACAAGTCCGTAAAGTAGCTTTGCTTGCCCGTTTAGAATTGACTCCAGAGGAGGAGGAACAATTTACTACTCAACTGGGAAGTATTTTAGATTACGTTGAGCAATTAAATGAATTAGACGTGAGTAATGTACCTCCCACAACAAGGGCAATTGATGTTAGCAACGTCACCAGAAAAGATGATTTGCAACCCTACGCTGATAGAGAAGCTATTCTTAGCAGTGCGCCTGAACAAGAAGGCGAGTTTTTCAAAGTACCAAAAATCCTTAATGCTGAATAG
- a CDS encoding glutathione S-transferase family protein yields MGLGVLKDGQWIPERDQEDSQGKFVRPSTTFRHQITADGSSGFKAESGRYHLYISWACPWACRTAIMRQLKGLENVIGLSVVAPVIEQNSWEFSDEPGCIPDTVNGTQYLWQVYLKADSNYTGRVTVPVLWDKQTQTIVNNESREIIRMLDTEFESLAQKDINFYPQHLQKVIDETIDAIYQPINNGVYRAGFATSQSAYDEAVTELFAALDYWENILGKQRYLCGNQITEADWCMFTTLFRFDAVYYVHFKCNLHRIVEYPNLWNYLKELYQFPGVRETCNLDHIKRHYYKSHPKVNPTRIVPKGPVINFDEPHNRGEKFVAVGV; encoded by the coding sequence ATGGGTCTGGGTGTTCTTAAAGATGGTCAGTGGATACCTGAGCGGGATCAAGAAGATTCCCAAGGTAAATTTGTTCGTCCTTCAACTACATTTCGTCACCAGATTACAGCTGATGGCTCTAGTGGGTTTAAGGCTGAATCTGGACGATATCATTTATATATTTCTTGGGCTTGTCCTTGGGCGTGTCGCACCGCAATTATGCGCCAATTGAAGGGTCTAGAAAATGTTATTGGTCTATCAGTAGTCGCGCCAGTAATTGAGCAAAATAGTTGGGAATTTAGTGATGAGCCAGGGTGTATTCCTGATACTGTTAATGGTACTCAATACCTCTGGCAAGTTTATCTCAAAGCTGATTCTAATTATACTGGGCGGGTAACAGTTCCAGTTTTATGGGATAAGCAAACCCAAACTATTGTCAATAACGAATCCCGCGAAATTATTCGGATGTTGGATACAGAATTTGAATCTTTGGCACAAAAAGATATCAATTTCTATCCACAACATTTACAAAAGGTAATTGACGAGACAATAGACGCTATTTATCAGCCTATAAATAACGGTGTTTATCGGGCTGGTTTTGCAACATCTCAGTCAGCCTACGATGAAGCAGTAACAGAATTATTTGCAGCCCTTGATTATTGGGAAAATATATTAGGAAAACAACGCTACCTGTGTGGGAATCAAATTACCGAGGCGGACTGGTGTATGTTTACTACCCTATTTCGCTTCGATGCAGTTTATTACGTGCATTTTAAATGCAACCTACACCGAATTGTAGAATATCCTAATCTTTGGAACTATCTCAAGGAACTCTATCAATTTCCAGGGGTGAGAGAAACCTGTAATCTGGATCATATTAAGCGCCATTATTACAAGAGCCATCCCAAAGTAAACCCTACTCGCATTGTTCCAAAAGGGCCTGTAATTAATTTTGATGAACCTCATAACCGGGGTGAGAAATTTGTAGCTGTTGGTGTTTGA